The genomic window ACAAGAGTTTAGAAATATCGGAATGGATTTATCCAATAATCTTAATTTTGAAGAATGGACTGACATATATAAAAAGTTAGTAAATTGGGAATTACGTTTTGATGCTTCATCAGATCAGAATATGTATGAAGTGTTTGAAATGCAGAAACATGAAGCTAATTCCTTGTTTTCTAAATTTATAGAGAATAATTATGAAAATTGGCTTAACGGTAAAGATTCTAAAAAACCGGTTATGTCTCATTATGCACTTCAGGAATATGTATTCCCGAGTTTAGGTAAAAAACCTAAATTTATGTTTGTTGTCGATAACATGCGTTTAGATCAGTGGAAAGCTATTGAAAGAATAATAGGAAATATTTATCGCACAGATTCCGAGTATATTTTTTCAAGTATTCTTCCTACAACAACACAATATGCCAGAAATGCTTTATTTGCAGGTCTTATGCCTCTTGATATTCAAAAGAAATATCCGCAGTATTGGCTAAATGAAGACGATGAAGGTACAAAAAATCAGCACGAAGAGTTTTTCCTCGCCGAAAATCTTAAAAGACATGGAAAAGGTAATATCAAATTTTCATATAATAAGATTTTAAATCTTGCTGCCGGAAAGAAACTATTCGAAACTTTACCTAATTTATTGAGTAATGATTTTAATGTAGTGGTTTACAATTTTGTTGATATGCTCTCGCATGCGAGAACAGAGATGGAAATAATTAAGGAACTTGCAGATGATGATGCTGCATACCGTTCATTAACGGAATCATGGTTTGAGCATTCGGCTCTTTATGATGTAATTGAATATTTGGCTTCAAAACAAATTGATATAATAATTACTACAGACCATGGTTCGGTAAAAGTCAGTGACCCGGTAAAAATTGTCGGAGATAAAGCAACAAATACCAATTTGCGGTATAAGGTCGGAAAAAATTTGGCATATAACAAAAAAGAAGTTTTTGAGATTCGCAGGCCGGAAGATTTTCATTTACCGAAAACCAATCTTACTTCAACTTATGTTTTTGCTAAATCTAATGACTTTTTTGCTTATCCGAATAATTACAATTATTATGTCGGTTATTATAAAAACTCTTTCCAACACGGAGGAGCCTCAATGGAAGAAATGCTTATTCCTATGGCATTTTTATCGGCAAAATAATCTTTATAAACTATCATTAATAAATATCAGGAACAATTGTGTGTAACGTTAAATCAACATTAGGCGATTAAAACTATATTTTTATGACATTAATTTCAAATGGATTAGATGACCTTGAGTCTATTGCAGGGAAAATTTTAACTACTTATAAAGACAAAAGGGTATTTGCCTTGACAGGAGCCATGGGGGCTGGTAAGACTACTTTAACTAAGGTTTTATGTGAACAGTTGGGCGTTATTGACGTTGTTAACAGTCCGACCTTTGCAATTGTTAATGAATATTTGACTGCATCCGGAGATTCTGTGTTTCATTTCGATTGTTATCGTTTAAAAAACCTTGCCGAATTTCTTGATATCGGCGGTGAAGATTATTTATACAGTGGAAATTATTGTTTTATTGAATGGCCGCAAATTATTGAAAAACATCTTCCTGAAGGATATGTTGATATAAATATTGCTATCGGTGATAGCGACTCATCGAGAATAATATCTGTTAATTCTTAATTTTAAATATTATGGATGAAATTATTTGTAATGGCGAGGATTTTATTAATCAGGTTAATAATTATATTGATGCCAATTACGCCGAGTGTAAAATAGCTTTGTTGATAGATGAAAATACAACAACTCATTGTCTTCCGCTAATAATGCCGATTCTGCAACATAGAAATTATTATCTGATACATATCAACAGCGGCGAAACAACCAAAAATTTACAAACCAGCAAAAAATTGTGGCAAAAACTCATAAATCTGAATTTCGACCGCAACTCTTTGTTTATAGTTTTAGGCGGCGGCGTTTTATGCGATATTGGCGGATTTATTGCTACTACATATAAAAGAGGCGTTAATTTTATTTATATGCCTACCACTCTTTTAGCTCAAACCGATGCTGCATGGGGCGGAAAAAACGGCATAAATTTTAATAAATTGAAGAACCAAATAGGTACAATAAATTTACCTAATCTTGTGGCTGTTAATCCTGATTTCCTGAATACTCTACCCGACAGAGAATTTTCTTCCGGACTTGCTGAGGTTATAAAACATGGCATAATTGGCGATAAGTCTATTTTAAAAGATATTGAAGATGGTGTTTCTTATTCTTCAGAATATCTTTTACCGATTATAAAAAAGTCGGTTAATGTTAAGAAGGAAATTGTTGACAAAGATATTAACGACTGGAGTGAAAGGAAAAAGTTAAATTTCGGTCATACTGTAGCTCATGCAATAGAAGCCGTGTATGAAGATAAATATAGTCATGGCTCGTGTGTTGCATTAGGTATGTTGACTTCATTGTACCTTTCAAAAAAATTATTGAATCTTAACTATAATGATTATACGTATTGTTGTGATATTGTATTTAACAATATTCCTCTACCGAAAATTTATGCTGAAGATATTCCAACCATAATAAATAAAATGTCTTATGATAAAAAGAATTATGATGGTGAGATTAATTTTGTTTTATTAAAAGGAATTGAAGATGCTGTTATTAATATTTCTGTAACTGAAGATCAAATTTTAGAAGCCCTGCTTCATAATTTATAACATGCCTAACAATATTACAATTTCTGAATCTATTGATCTGCCGATAAATAAAAGTATTTTAAACCGATATTTAATATTAAAATATTTATATGATGATTTATCAAATGTCAGCTTGGATTCCGGCACACCTGATGATTCCATTCTTCTGTACAATATTCTGAAAGAAGATATTCCCGATTTTTGTAATTGTATGAATGCCGGAACGGTTTTCAGATTTATTTTAGCTGTTTCTTCCCTTTCCGGTAAATCGAGAATTATTGATGGTTCCGAAAGAATGCGGGAAAGGCCCTGCAAAGATTTGGTAGATTCTTTAGAATTATTAGGAGCAAAAATAGAATATTTAGATAAAGTAGGGTATCCACCGGTAAGGATAATATCACCAATAAATCTGAATAATTATCCTGAAACAATATTTGTAAAGTCGGATATTAGTAGTCAGTTTGTTTCTGCAATAATGATGATAGCTCCTTTGTTGCCTCTCGGATTAAATATTGAATTATGCGAACAAAATGTTTCTCATTCATATATTGTTATGACATCGGAGATAATGAATAACGTGGGATTGAAAACCGTTTTTAATGATAATCTTATTTATGTTTTATCGCAAACTGATAAAGTGATGTTTGATGATTTTATTTTTGAAAAAGATTGGTCGGCAGCGGCATTCTGGGTAACAATACTTTCTGCATTTGAAAAGGGTAGTGTTGAGTTAAAAGGTTTAACCACAAAATCTGTTCAGGGCGATAAGGTAATTTTGGATTATCTACATTATTTGAATATTGATTATATTGAAAATGATAATTCAATTATACTTTCTAAGTCTGGGATAAGAATAATAGAG from Bacteroidales bacterium includes these protein-coding regions:
- a CDS encoding PglZ domain-containing protein, producing the protein MSKIKILWADDEIELLKPHIIFLENKGYDVVTTNNGNDVIDLINEQVFDIIFLDEQMPGMSGIQTLETIKNINPNIPVVMITKSEEENLMENAIGSNIADYLIKPVNPNQILLSLKKILENRKIVSEKTTQSYQQEFRNIGMDLSNNLNFEEWTDIYKKLVNWELRFDASSDQNMYEVFEMQKHEANSLFSKFIENNYENWLNGKDSKKPVMSHYALQEYVFPSLGKKPKFMFVVDNMRLDQWKAIERIIGNIYRTDSEYIFSSILPTTTQYARNALFAGLMPLDIQKKYPQYWLNEDDEGTKNQHEEFFLAENLKRHGKGNIKFSYNKILNLAAGKKLFETLPNLLSNDFNVVVYNFVDMLSHARTEMEIIKELADDDAAYRSLTESWFEHSALYDVIEYLASKQIDIIITTDHGSVKVSDPVKIVGDKATNTNLRYKVGKNLAYNKKEVFEIRRPEDFHLPKTNLTSTYVFAKSNDFFAYPNNYNYYVGYYKNSFQHGGASMEEMLIPMAFLSAK
- the tsaE gene encoding tRNA (adenosine(37)-N6)-threonylcarbamoyltransferase complex ATPase subunit type 1 TsaE — its product is MTLISNGLDDLESIAGKILTTYKDKRVFALTGAMGAGKTTLTKVLCEQLGVIDVVNSPTFAIVNEYLTASGDSVFHFDCYRLKNLAEFLDIGGEDYLYSGNYCFIEWPQIIEKHLPEGYVDINIAIGDSDSSRIISVNS
- the aroB gene encoding 3-dehydroquinate synthase → MDEIICNGEDFINQVNNYIDANYAECKIALLIDENTTTHCLPLIMPILQHRNYYLIHINSGETTKNLQTSKKLWQKLINLNFDRNSLFIVLGGGVLCDIGGFIATTYKRGVNFIYMPTTLLAQTDAAWGGKNGINFNKLKNQIGTINLPNLVAVNPDFLNTLPDREFSSGLAEVIKHGIIGDKSILKDIEDGVSYSSEYLLPIIKKSVNVKKEIVDKDINDWSERKKLNFGHTVAHAIEAVYEDKYSHGSCVALGMLTSLYLSKKLLNLNYNDYTYCCDIVFNNIPLPKIYAEDIPTIINKMSYDKKNYDGEINFVLLKGIEDAVINISVTEDQILEALLHNL